A region from the Vicia villosa cultivar HV-30 ecotype Madison, WI linkage group LG3, Vvil1.0, whole genome shotgun sequence genome encodes:
- the LOC131658167 gene encoding uncharacterized protein LOC131658167 has product MAPPQYIINAHVFGETYDNEEVGFLFRNTEVKRFCLSRKANFSYFKGRLEMKLAMGGVSQIFYQYRFLRGDNPVKFIQVEIKDDEDMQNMFANHEYSGYECIELYVTLPEVQPTQMVESQVIDALGDEQAEVDVVDEEEEAPEIEVDNLVHEESEDEPEVVVPRDQVHMPPVHMRNLNFDGDDEPSTDIFYDPYTQTDQRLKVGDRFRSKEACIMAIKRFHMANNVDFRVDRANVERYKIYCRNTDCGFRLHASYRKRSDSWVIGYISQDHTCVNTNVSQDHRKLSYDIICQEILPLVEKDPSLKVKTIISHIVATYNYTPSYRKAWLAKTKAIEVVYGNWEDSYKLLPHFLYALQIYAPGTVTILETLPAQSPDGTSLQGNMILLEHAITQLVNYGECGETDSEREEN; this is encoded by the exons ATGGCCCCTCCACAATACATTATCAACGCTCATGTTTTTGGCGAGACCTATGACAACGAAGAAGTTGGTTTTCTGTTTAGAAACACTGAGGTTAAACGATTTTGTTTAAGCAGAAAAGCAAATTTCAGTTACTTCAAAGGGAGATTAGAGATGAAGCTTGCAATGGGTGGTGTATCCCAGATTTTTTACCAATATCGATTTCTTCGTGGAGACAACCCGGTCAAGTTTATCCAAGTTGAGATCAAAGACGATGAAGACATGCAGAATATGTTTGCCAATCATGAGTATTCTGGTTACGAATGCATAGAACTGTATGTTACTCTACCAGAAGTTCAACCCACACAAATGGTTGAGTCACAAGTCATTGATGCACTTGGAGACGAGCAAGCAGAGGTCGACGttgtagatgaagaagaagaagcaccggaAATAGAAGTTGATAACCTGGTTCACGAGGAAAGTGAAGATGAACCGGAAGTTGTTGTACCACGAGATCAAGTGCATATGCCTCCAGTGCACATGAGGAACCTGAATTTTGATGGGGATGACGAACCATCGACTGATATTTTCTATGATCCATACACCCAAACAGATCAACGGTTAAAAGTAGGAGACAGATTtcgttctaaggaggcatgtatcATGGCCATAAAAAGATTTCATATGGCAAACAATGTTGATTTTAGAGTTGATCGCGCCAATGTCGAAAGGTACAAAATTTACTGTAGAAACACTGattgtggattcaggttgcatgcatcatacaggaAGAGAAGTGACTCATGGGTTATAGGATATATTTCCCAAGATCACACATGTGTTAACACAAATGTTTCACAAGATCACCGTAAGCTAAGTTATGACATCATTTGTCAAGAAATCTTGCCTCTAGTTGAAAAAGATCCATCGTTAAAGGTGAAAACGATAATCTCTCATATCGTTGCAACGTACAACTACACTCCGTCTTATAGAAAGGCGTGGCTGGCGAAGACCAAGGCGATCGAAGTTGTGTATGGAAATTGGGAGGATTCGTATAAACTACTCCCACATTTCTTATATGCGCTTCAAATTTATGCTCCTGGAACTGTTACTATTTTAGAGACCCTTCCGGCGCAATCTCCAGACGGAACGTCACTTCAAGGAAAT ATGATTCTGTTGGAACATGCAATCACACAATTGGTAAACTATGGAGAATGTGGAGAAACAGATAGTGAAAGAGAAGAGAATTAG